In the Podospora pseudocomata strain CBS 415.72m chromosome 5, whole genome shotgun sequence genome, one interval contains:
- the tmk1 gene encoding mitogen activated protein kinase (COG:T; EggNog:ENOG503NUS8), giving the protein MSNAQARGGARKISFNVSEQYDIQDVVGEGAYGVVCSAIHKPSGQKVAIKKITPFDHSMFCLRTLREMKLLRYFNHENIISILDIQKPRSYESFNEVYLIQELMETDMHRVIRTQELSDDHCQYFIYQTLRALKAMHSANVLHRDLKPSNLLLNANCDLKVCDFGLARSAASQEDNSGFMTEYVATRWYRAPEIMLTFKEYTKAIDVWSVGCILAEMLSGKPLFPGKDYHHQLTLILDVLGTPTMEDYYGIKSRRAREYIRSLPFKKKVPFRTLFPNTSDMALDLLEKLLAFNPVKRITVEEALKHPYLEPYHDPEDEPTAPPIPEEFFDFDKHKDNLSKEQLKQLIYQEIMR; this is encoded by the exons ATGAGTAACGCACAAGCTCGGGGCGGTGCCCGGAAGATTTCCTTCAATGTCAGCGAGCAGTACGACATCCaggatgttgttggcgaAGGTGCCTATGGTGTGGTTTG CTCTGCCATCCACAAGCCCTCAGGCCAAAAGgttgccatcaagaagatcacGCCCTTTGATCATTCCATGTTCTGCCTGCGGACGTTGCGTGAAATGAAGCTCCTCCGGTACTTCAACCATGAGAACATCATCTCCATTCTCGATATTCAGAAGCCTAGAAGCTACGAATCATTTAATGAGGTCTACCTCATTCAG GAGCTGATGGAGACCGATATGCACCGCGTCATCCGCACACAGGAGCTCTCGGACGATCATTGCCAGTACTTCATCTACCAGACGCTGCGTGCCCTCAAGGCCATGCACTCTGCCAACGTTCTCCACCGCGATTTGAAGCCTTCCAACTTGCTTCTCAATGCCAACTGCGATCTCAAAGTGTGCGATTTCGGTCTGGCTCGTTCGGCGGCGTCACAGGAGGACAACTCGGGTTTCATGACAGAATACGTTGCCACCCGTTGGTACCGTGCGCCCGAGATCATGTTGACCTTCAAAGAGTACACCAAGGCTATTGACGTCTGGTCGGTGGGCTGCATTCTCGCCGAGATGCTCAGCGGCAAGCCCCTGTTCCCAGGCAAGGACT accaccaccagcttaccctcatcctcgacgtcCTCGGCACGCCAACAATGGAGGATTATTATGGCATCAAGTCCAGACGCGCACGCGAGTACATCCGGTCGCTTCccttcaagaagaaggtgccCTTCCGCACGCTCTTCCCCAACACGTCCGACATGGCtctcgacctcctcgagaAGCTGTTGGCCTTCAACCCCGTCAAGCGCATCACCGTCGAGGAGGCGCTCAAGCACCCATACCTCGAGCCGTACCACGACCCCGAGGACGAGCCGACCGCGCCGCCAATCCCCGAGGAGttctttgactttgacaagcACAAGGACAACCTGAGCAAGGAGCAGTTGAAGCAGCTGATTTACCAGGAGATTATgaggtaa
- the ERV1 gene encoding Flavin-linked sulfhydryl oxidase of the mitochondrial IMS (COG:E; EggNog:ENOG503P2I1), translating into MAKDTQDQDEQATTAAAANTSQPLPKGVVLGKDGKPCRSCTAGADFAAWTSRAKTMTALSTGKPVPAVKKRADCPPDVVALGRSSWTLLHSIAATYPEKPTPSEQSDVISFMKLFSKLYPCWVCAEDFQEYIERKQIKAGSRDEFGNWLCEAHNGVNKKLGKKTFDCSRWLERWRDGWKDGSCD; encoded by the exons ATGGCAAAGGATacccaagaccaagacgaACAGGCCACTACAGCCGCGGCCGCTAACACAAGCCAGCCTCTCCCAAAGGGTGTAGTCTTGGGTAAGGATGGCAAACC TTGCCGTTCTTGCACTGCCGGTGCCGACTTCGCAGCTTGGACTAGCCGGGCCAAAACAATGACGGCCCTCTCCACTGGCAAACCTGTTCCCGCTGTCAAGAAACGGGCAGACTGCCCTCCAGACGTTGTAGCTCTCGGCCGGTCATCATGgaccctcctccactccaTCGCGGCCACCTACCCCGAGAAGCCAACCCCTTCCGAGCAGTCCGATGTCATCTCTTTTATGAAGTTGTTCTCAAAGCTGTACCCTTGCTGGGTGTGCGCCGAAGATTTCCAAGAGTACATCGAGCGGAAGCAAATCAAAGCTGGAAGCAGGGATGAGTTTGGAAACTGGCTGTGTGAGGCGCATAACGGTGTGAACAAGaagctggggaagaagaCCTTTGACTGCAGTaggtggttggagaggtggagAGATGGGTGGAAGGACGGGAGTTGTGATtga
- the OXR1 gene encoding oxidation resistance protein 1 (BUSCO:EOG092629U5; COG:L; EggNog:ENOG503NZIW) — protein sequence MSFYTSSSSQKTHNLNTRQSPDPDSSPASSPGAITPTTSHTETAGSSYFSNLLWGGLFRRFTSEPSPSLSTENSPPTLRHAHTYQPDGEDDGMNLGKSMDGIYTPPHFHHRVPSPMGLPQLEPLQLLGFSARTRTESRLLTPAIAEEVRNLVPTRLSIMDEWNLVYSLDQDGASLATLYDKCDGYRGKRVGFVLAVRDTEGGIFGAYLSDVPHIAPNYFGTGECFLWRASVQAPLPPPPSLIDSADTPDVGRSTTIRAEQNVASGQVNAHSIRFKAFPYSGVNEYYMLCGQQFLSVGAGDGRFGLWLDSGLEKGVSSTCQTFGNEPLSDEGEKFGVLGVELWVIGA from the exons ATGAGCTTCtacacttcctcctcctcccagaaaacccacaacctcaacacccgCCAGTCCCCCGACCCGGACTCCTCTCCGGCCTCTTCACCCGGcgccatcacccccaccactTCTCACACTGAAACCGCCGGCTCATCGTATTTCTCCAACTTGCTCTGGGGCGGTCTCTTCCGGCGATTCACTTCCgaaccctctccttccctgTCGACGGAAAACAGTCCCCCAACTCTCCGACACGCGCACACTTACCAGCCAGACGGCGAGGACGACGGTATGAATCTGGGCAAGAGTATGGACGGGATATATACCCCTCCGCATTTCCACCACAGGGTGCCGTCGCCCATGGGCCTGCCGCAATTGGAAcctctgcagcttctcggctTTAGCGCTCGCACGAGGACAGAATCGAGGTTGCTCACCCCGGCgattgcggaggaggtgcggAATCTGGTGCCTACCCGCTTGTCGATTATGGACGAGTGGAATCTGGTGTACAGTCTTGATCAAGACGGGGCGAGTCTGGCGACGTTGTACGACAAGTGTGATGGGTACcgggggaagagggttgggtttgttttggCTGTGAGGGATACTGAGGGTGGT ATCTTTGGAGCCTACCTCTCTGACGTCCCCCACATCGCACCCAATTATTTTGGCACAGGCGAGTGCTTCCTCTGGAGGGCCTCGGTTCAGGCACCCCtgcccccaccaccgtcactCATCGACAGCGCAGACACCCCCGACGTGGGCAggagcaccaccatcaggGCCGAGCAAAACGTCGCGTCTGGCCAGGTGAACGCGCACTCCATCCGGTTCAAGGCGTTCCCTTACAGCGGCGTGAACGAGTACTACATGCTCTGCGGGCAGCAGTTCCTCTCGGTGGGCGCCGGTGACGGGAGGTTTGGTCTCTGGCTGGACAGTGgactggaaaagggggtgagcTCGACGTGCCAGACTTTTGGCAACGAGCCGCTGAGTGATGAAGGGGAGAAgtttggggttttgggggtggagttGTGGGTGATTGGGGCTTAG
- the SEC24 gene encoding COPII subunit (EggNog:ENOG503NVER; COG:U): MSGASNDGYGQYPPQQPGDHQQQPPYPDQAYDNAAPVAPGHAADHGRKKKRQYAASAFDVGVGGNVVAGGQPVPGAAPYGAPAAVPAYGGYPAQPEVQPAAYGAQPAQPYGQPAAVGGYQAPDPYYPSAGAVPAPGGVAGLTAGFQGMNLGAGAPGGIPQQQPQQLPPQARAGPLNQLYPTDLLNQPFNVSELDLPPPPIILPPNASVTPSPDANCLPKYVRSTLNAVPTTHSLLKKSKLPFSLVIQPYAALHDLDDPVPVVQDQVISRCRRCRSYINPFVTFLDHGHRWRCNMCNLTNDVPQAFDWDAAAQKSVDRWQRHELNHAVVEFVAPQEYMVRPPQPLVYLFLFDVSYASVSSGLLATAARTIEASLDRIPNADRRTRLGFMAVDSSLYYFSVPKDTDENGETSMLVVSDLDEPFLPVPGELLVPLTESRQSIENFLTKLPKMFEHNQDNGSCMGSALRAGDKLISPLGGKLVVLSASLPNVGHGKLTMREDKKLLGTSKEGSLLQTAATFYKSFAVECSKNQVSIDMFLFSSQYQDVASLSNLPRYTGGQTWFYPGWNAGRAEDAIKFASEFRDYLSSEIGLEAVLRVRATTGLRMSTFYGNFFTRSSDLCAFPAFPRDQCYVVEVAIDENLTKDVVCMQTAVLHTTCNGERRIRVMTLALPTTTNLADVYASADQAAITTYYTHKAVERALGSGLDSARDLLQKTITDLLQTFKKELAGGSMGGGLQFPSNLRGLPALFLGLMKHVGLRKSAQIPSDLRSAALCLLSTLPVPLLMQYIYPRLYSLHDMPDNAGIPDPETSQIVLPPPLNLSSEKFVPYGLYLIDDGQTQFLWVGREAVPQLLVDVFDVADRTQLQVGKATLKELDNDFNERVRAVIQKSRDHKSKGVGSIIVPHLYIVREDGEPSLKLWAQTLLVEDRADQGLSYVQWMGSLREKVVQ; this comes from the exons ATGTCTGGTGCTTCCAACGACGGCTACGGCCAATAcccgccccagcagcccggcgaccaccagcagcaacctccaTATCCCGACCAAGCCTACGATAACGCTGCCCCCGTCGCCCCAGGTCACGCCGCCGATCACggcagaaaaaagaagagacaaTATGCCGCCAGCGCTTTCGACGTCGGCGTGGGGGGTAATGTTGTAGCGGGAGGGCAGCCCGTCCCAGGGGCAGCTCCATATGGAGCTCCAGCTGCTGTTCCAGCTTATGGAGGTTATCCCGCGCAACCAGAGGTCCAGCCAGCCGCCTATGGCGCTCAACCTGCCCAGCCATACGGTCAGCCCGCTGCTGTCGGCGGTTACCAGGCTCCGGATCCCTACTATCCCTCGGCCGGAGCTGTCCCGGCTCCTGGCGGCGTTGCCGGTCTGACTGCCGGTTTCCAGGGCATGAACCTGGGTGCTGGTGCTCCCGGCGGTattccacaacagcaaccgcaaCAGCTCCCCCCTCAGGCGAGAGCTGGTCCTTTGAATCAGCTTTACCCGACTGATCTCCTCAACCAGCCATTCAATGTGTCTGAATTGgacctccctccaccccccatcatcctgcCTCCCAAC GCGAGCGtcaccccatccccagatGCGAACTGCCTTCCCAAGTACGTGCGATCCACGCTCAATGCCGTTCCAACGAcccacagcctcctcaaGAAGAGCAAACTTCCCTTTTCGCTGGTGATCCAACCCTATGCCGCCCTCCACGATCTCGATGACCCCGTCCCTGTGGTCCAAGACCAAGTCATCTCCCGCTGCCGGAGATGCAGATCCTACATCAACCCCTTCGTGACCTTCTTGGATCACGGCCACCGGTGGAGATGCAACATGTGCAACCTCACCAACGACGTTCCCCAGGCCTTTGACTGGGATGCTGCTGCGCAGAAGAGTGTGGACCGGTGGCAACGGCACGAGCTCAACCACGCCGTGGTTGAGTTCGTTGCTCCTCAGGAGTACATGGTCAGACCACCCCAACCGCTGGTCTAcctgtttttgtttgatgTCAGCTACGCTTCCGTCTCTAGCGGTCTCCTGGCCACGGCAGCCCGCACTATTGAGGCCAGCCTCGACAGAATACCGAACGCTGACCGCCGTACCCGTCTCGGCTTTATGGCTGTCGATTCGAGCCTGTATTACTTTTCGGTCCCCAAAGACACGGACGAGAATGGCGAAACAAGCATGCTCGTGGTTAGCGATCTTGACGAGCCCTTCCTCCCGGTTCCCGGCGAGCTGTTGGTTCCCCTGACCGAGTCCCGCCAGAGTATCGAAAACTTCCTCACCAAACTTCCCAAGATGTTTGAGCATAATCAGGATAATGGCTCTTGCATGGGCTCTGCTCTACGTGCAGGAGACAAACTGATCTCTCCCTTGGGTGGCAAGCTTGTCGTTTTGAGCGCATCACTGCCTAATGTCGGACACGGAAAGCTCACAATGAGAGAGGACAAGAAGCTTCTGGGCACTTCTAAGGAAGGCTCTCTGCTTCAGACTGCCGCGACGTTTTACAAGTCCTTTGCGGTGGAGTGTTCCAAGAACCAGGTGTCGATTGACATGTTCCTCTTCTCATCGCAATATCAGGATGTGGCTTCTCTGAGCAATCTCCCGAGATATACGGGTGGTCAGACGTGGTTTTATCCTGGGTGGAACGCTGGGCGTGCCGAGGATGCTATCAAGTTTGCCTCTGAATTCAGGGACTATCTGTCTTCGGAGATTGGGTTGGAAGCTGTCCTTCGCGTGCGTGCTACTACCGGCTTGCGCATGAGTACGTTTTATGGCAACTTTTTCACCCGAAGCTCCGACTTGTGTGCTTTCCCAGCATTCCCTCGCGACCAGTGCtatgtggtggaggtggcgatTGATGAGAATTTGACCAAGGATGTTGTTTGCATGCAGACGGCCGTCTTGCACACGACTTGCAACGGCGAGCGCCGCATCCGCGTCATGACGCTTGCTCTGCCCACCACGACCAACCTTGCCGATGTGTACGCTTCGGCCGACCAGGCCGCCATCACGACATACTACACGCACAAGGCTGTTGAAAGGGCATTGGGCAGCGGTTTGGATTCGGCGAGAGATCTTCTCCAGAAAACAATCACGGACCTTTTACAGACGTTCAAGAAAGAGCTGGCAGGCGGCAGCATGGGCGGTGGACTCCAGTTCCCATCCAACTTGCGAGGCCTTCCAGCATTGTTCCTCGGCTTGATGAAGCATGTTGGTCTGAGGAAGTCGGCCCAGATTCCATCGGATTTGAGGTCGGCTGCTCTGTGCCTTCTTTCCACTCTTCCGGTTCCTCTTTTGATGCAGTACATCTACCCCCGGCTGTACTCTCTTCACGATATGCCTGACAATGCCGGTATTCCGGACCCCGAAACAAGTCAAATCGTGCTCCCGCCCCCTCTCAACTTGTCATCAGAAAAGTTTGTTCCCTACGGTCTGTATCTAATTGACGACGGGCAAACACAATTCCTGTGGGTGGGTCGCGAAGCGGTGCCTCAGCTTCTTGTTGATGTGTTTGATGTTGCGGACCGGACGCAGCTCCAGGTTGGCAAGGCCACACTCAAAGAGCTGGACAATGACTTCAATGAGCGGGTCCGGGCTGTCATTCAGAAGAGTCGAGACCACAAGTCCAAGGGCGTGGGAAGCATCATCGTCCCGCACCTCTACATTGTTcgggaggatggcgagccTAGCTTGAAGCTATGGGCTCAGACATTGCTGGTGGAGGACCGGGCGGACCAAGGACTGAGCTACGTACAATGGATGGGCTCCTTGAGAGAAAAG GTTGTTCAATAA
- the HEM4 gene encoding uroporphyrinogen-III synthase (COG:H; BUSCO:EOG092634MM; EggNog:ENOG503P1VK), whose amino-acid sequence MSPKIPVYLLKTKSAAGDHYEEKFSTPDGNGSEYDPEFVPVLEHQFDDQGMAKVRGILKNKQIGRTEGKQYGGMIFTSQRAVEAFTKLVEEGRGENNWPFLQDIPVYSVGPATTRALKAVPQVPALQVFGEHTGNGETLAPYILDHYRAWYKDRESVPALLFLVGDKRRDTIPKVLTGAGWQLDEVVIYGTGEMKSFRDDFSQRLQTTADRPRRWVVVFSPSGCDSMLSALDLLDESSGKAKPKEPNRSTYIATIGPTTRDHLIHSFGYEPEVSAEQPSPEGVWNAITGYRTLE is encoded by the exons ATGTCACCAAAAATACCCGTCTACCTGCTCAAGACAAAGTCTGCTGCTGGCGACCATTACGAGGAAAAGTTCTCGACCCCTGACGGCAATGGCTCCGAATATGATCCCGAGTTCGTCCCTGTGCTTGAGCACCAATTCGACGACCAGGGCATGGCCAAAGTGCGCGGAATCCTCAAGAACAAGCAAATAGGAAGGACTGAGGGCAAACAATACGGTGGCATGATTTTCACTTCCCAGCGGGCTGTCGAGGCTTTCACTaagcttgtcgaggaaggGAGAG GTGAAAATAACTGGCCGTTTCTCCAGGACATTCCCGTCTACAGTGTCGGCCCAGCCACAACCCGAGCTCTGAAGGCTGTTCCTCAGGTTCCAGCTTTGCAGGTTTTTGGAGAGCATACGGGCAATGGCGAGACTTTAGCGCCGTATATTCTTGACCACTACCGGGCGTGGTATAAGGATCGGGAGTCCGTGCCTGCTTTGCTGTTTCTTGTCGGGGACAAAAGGCGGGATACTATCCCCAAGGTTTTGACTGGGGCCGGGTGGCAATTGGACGAGGTGGTGATCTATGGCACGGGAGAGATGAAGTCGTTCAGGGACGACTTCTCACAGCGTCTCCAGACTACGGCTGACCGGCCACGGAGATGGGTTGTTGTCTTCTCCCCTAGTGGGTGTGACAGCATGCTCAGCGCATTGGACCTCTTGGACGAGAGCAGTGGCAAGGCGAAACCGAAGGAGCCAAACCGAAGCACGTATATTGCTACCATTGGACCGACCACCCGGGATCATCTGATTCACAGCTTTGGGTACGAACCAGAAGTGTCGGCGGAACAGCCCAGTCCTGAAGGAGTATGGAATGCCATCACTGGCTATAGGACTCTAGAGTAG
- a CDS encoding hypothetical protein (EggNog:ENOG503P7NY) — MAWGKTKAPPPPPPSAARQLIPLFIVLAVLGVMAWVGYQIYVSVMKIKDQAEKQMGDKNMVFTKDGLRVSVKNVKDESYLDATQSWFVKAWDLSGNAVDTSKRKRNFLTKQKSPKIGSD; from the exons atggctTGGGGAAAGACAAaggcgcctcctccgccgccaccatcagCAGCTAG GCAACTCATCCCCTTGTTTATCGTCCTGGCAGTACTGGGCGTAATGGCCTGGGTTGGCTATCAGATTTACGTTTCTGTCATGAAGATCAAGGACCAAGCCGAGAAGCAGATGGGCGACAAAAACATGGTCTTCACCAAGGACGGTCTTCGTGTCAGTGTCAAAAATGTCAAGGACGAGTCGTACCTGGATGCGACACAGAGCTGGTTTGTCAAGGCATGGGATCTGAGCGGGAATGCAGTTGATACCTCGAAGCGCAAGAG AAACTTCCTCACAAAACAAAAGAGTCCCAAGATCGGCAGTGACTAA
- a CDS encoding hypothetical protein (COG:S; EggNog:ENOG503NVP3), with protein MVYLGRPSKGCQMCRTRRIKCDETKPTCNQCAKARRQCPGYRDEFDLLLRNENQAAARRALKANTAAASSSSSSSKKATASNKNAQPHPRQQALQLSRSQTAALTNSLSIPIEDLATCHFLSNFVLVPPQEQHSARGYNHFLLPLLQQYSNGTNREEITHLQHAFNACALASLGERYGAPSPGRGRGRLTTGKEKETLLRKGAEEYTLALMATNAALRDPVRCKEDGTLAAVLLLGMFENITARQDTGSAWGSHVEGAVQLVKARGKKQLKSKLGVQLFVVVRSQLIIHNFITATPLPMGVSWWLNEDANSDPTANACERLNLLTAELRSEAYGFFSSPLSFSSSPASIAAVEEFLARARALDAEAVEWFATLPRAWQIESIPYSSSGNENIFPGVVHVYPDMWTAAIFNLARATRMVLMSIIVRCAAFLVRPGDYRTTAEYAFAARTASSVVSEVIASVPYHLGHLPPRKDKRGNPIENSLNGRGLGGYFLTWPLACVVTHDHVTDAQREYVRGRLRYIGDEHGIKYARVLFGVNLRLPSMLIFKDGKLAAAAAASKIPGANSVGGSAGAVMRAAGLTSRLRSV; from the exons ATGGTGTATCTGGGTAGACCCTCCAAGGGTTGTCAGATGTGTAGGACCAGGAGGATAAAG TGCGACGAAACAAAGCCAACATGCAACCAGTGTGCCAAGGCCCGTCGACAGTGTCCGGGATACAGAGACGAATTTGATCTTCTACTTCGAAACGAAAACCAGGCGGCAGCCAGGAGGGCACTGAAAGCCAACACCGCCGCTGCTtcatccagcagcagcagcagcaagaaagcCACTGCTTCCAACAAGAACGCACAACCGCACCCCCGGCAGCAGGCATTACAACTCTCTAGATCCCAGACAGCAGCACTCACCAACTCTCTCAGCATCCCAATTGAAGACCTCGCCACTTGTCATTTCCTATCTAATTTTGTTCTGGTCCCGCCGCAAGAACAACACTCGGCAAGAGGGTACAATCACTTTCTGCTTCCCTTGCTGCAGCAGTACTCGAACGGCACGAACAGAGAAGAAATCACGCACCTCCAGCACGCATTCAACGCCTGTGCTTTGGCTTCACTGGGTGAGAGATATGGAGCCCCCAGCCCCGGCCGCGGGCGTGGGCGTTTAACaacaggaaaagaaaaggagacGCTCCTTCGAAAGGGGGCTGAAGAATACACGCTTGCTCTGATGGCCACAAATGCGGCTCTGAGGGATCCAGTTCGGTGTAAAGAGGATGGAACCCTGGCAGCTGTTTTGTTGCTGGGCATGTTTGAG AACATCACCGCCAGACAAGACACCGGGTCAGCCTGGGGTTCCCACGTCGAGGGAGCAGTCCAGCTCGTCAAGGCCCGAGGGAAGAAACAGCTCAAGTCAAAGCTGGGGGTGCAGTTATTTGTCGTTGTACGGTCACAGCTA ATCATCCACAACTTCATCACTgccacacccctccccatgGGGGTTTCATGGTGGTTAAACGAGGACGCAAACTCGGATCCAACTGCCAACGCGTGCGAGCGACTCAACCTCTTGACGGCCGAACTGAGAAGCGAGGCGTacggcttcttctccagcccACTAtcgttctcctcctcgccagcatCCATCGCCGCGGTCGAAGAGTTCCTCGCTCGAGCTCGAGCCCTCGATGCCGAGGCTGTCGAGTGGTTCGCCACTTTACCCCGGGCCTGGCAAATCGAATCCATCCCGTATTCGTCATCCGGCAACGAGAATATTTTCCCTGGTGTTGTGCATGTGTACCCGGATATGTGGACCGCagccatcttcaacctcgcACGTGCTACTCGAATGGTGCTCATGTCGATCATCGTGCGGTGTGCCGCGTTTTTGGTCCGGCCGGGAGACTATCGGACCACGGCAGAGTATGCCTTTGCCGCGAGGACGGCAAGTAGTGTGGTGAGTGAAGTGATTGCGAGTGTTCCATATCATCTTGGGCATCTCCCGCCACGGAAAGACAAGAGGGGGAATCCAATAGAAAACAGTCTTAATGGtagagggttgggggggtatTTCTTGACGTGGCCATTGGCGTGTGTCGTTACTCACGATCATGTAACTGATGCTC AACGGGAATATGTGCGGGGACGGTTGAGGTATATCGGGGATGAGCATGGGATCAAGTATGCGAGGGTGCTGTTTGGG GTTAACCTCAGGCTTCCGAGTATGCTTATCTTTAAGGATGGAAAGCTTGCCGCTGCGGCGGCTGCAAGTAAAATCCCGGGGGCGAACAGTGTTGGGGGTTCGGCCGGTGCTGTCATGCGTGCGGCGGGTCTCACGAGTAGACTCAGATCGGTGTGA